Sequence from the Amycolatopsis sp. NBC_00345 genome:
ACGACAAGGGAGCGGCGGAGGCGGCTTTGCCACCGGCGGGTTTCGGGCACGGAGTCCGTCCTGGGGTCGGTCTGGCAGGGTTGAATCGGGCTGGGCTGGATCGGGCAGGCCACCCGACAGTCCCGGCCCGGACCGAACGCCCGCCTTCCCGGGGGTGAGCGCGGTGTGAACGGTAAACGAACTGGAGCGCGCAGTGGTGAAACGGGAGCCTAGCAGCCCCGAAGACCTCCGATCAGACCTTGATTTCGCGCCGTCAGCGTGCTTGACGCACCCACCTGCGCAGCAGTTTTACGGTGCCGGCAACGGTTTCCCGCTCAGCGGCGCAGCGCGGTCTCCCGCTCCATCCGTGACAGCTTCTCGGGGTTGCGCACCGCGTACAGCCCACTGATCAACCCGTCGTCGATGCGCGCCGCCAGCACGGTGTCGATCTCGCCGCCGAGCCGGACGACCAGCGCCGGGTGGCCGTTGACCTGGGCCGGCTCCAGGGACACCGCGGCGTCGAGGCGGCTCAGCAGGCGAGCCACCCGGTCGGCGCCCACAACGGGCTTCAGCACGGCCTGCACGATTCCGCCGCCGTCGCCGAGCAGGACCACGTCCGGGGCGAGGATGTCCAGCAGGCGTTGGAGATCACCGGTTTCGACCGCGCGCTGGAACGCTTCGAGCGCGTCGCGGGTCTCGGTCCGAGAAACCGCGCCGCGCGGCCTTCGCGCGGCGACGTGCGACCGGGCCCGGTGCGCGATCTGGCGGACGGCGGCCGGGTTCTTGCCGACGGCGTCCGCGATCTCCTCGTAGCCGAGGTCGAACACCTCGCGCAGCACGAACACCGCCCGCTCGGTCGGCGTGAGCGTCTCCAGCACCAGCAGCATCGCCATCGAGACGCTGTCGGCCAGTTCGACGTCCTCGGCCACGTCGGCCGAGGTCAGCAGCGGCTCGGGCAGCCAAGGGCCGACGTAGGACTCCTTGCGCCGGCCGAGCGTCCGCAGCCGGCCGAGCGCCTGGCGGGTGGTGATCCGGACCAGGTACGCCCGCTGGTGCTCGACCGCGCCGAGGTCCACCGCGGCCCACCGCAGCCAGGTCTCCTGCAGGACGTCCTCCGCGTCCGCGGCCGAGCCGAGCATCTCGTAGGCCACGGTGAACAGCAGATTGCGGTGGGCGAGGAACGCCTCGGTGGCCGGGTCCGGGCTCTCGCGGCGTTCGGCGGGCGAGGTCATGGTTGCTCCTCTTCGGTCACGGCGGTATCGCCCATCGGACGCCGGACCGGGCCGTTTTGTGACAGCCCACGGCCTGTGGCGTGCGTCACGGCCCAGTGCTGTCACAAGGGCCGGGGCGCCGGCATCTCGTGGTCAGCCAGTGCGAGCAGCACCGGGAACCACGAGTGAGGACGAAGTCATGGACGCCCGATTCCCCCTGTCCGACAACGAGATCGGCCTGAAGTTCGGCAAGCGGTTCGCCAACGCCGCGATGGTGATCGACCAGTCGCCGCTGCCGAAGGCCACCCAGGAGCTGGTGAAGATCCGGGCCAGCCAGATCAACGGCTGCGGCTTCTGCACCGACATGCACACCAAGGACGCGACGGCCGACGGCGAGACCCCGGCGCGGCTCAACCTGGTCGCCGCCTGGCGCGAGGCCACCGTGTTCACCGAGGCCGAGCGGGCGGCGCTGGCGCTGGCCGAGGAGGGGACCCGGATCGCCGACGCCCACCACGGCGTCTCCGACGAGACCTGGGCCCGGGCCCGCGAGCACTTCGACGACGACCAGCTCGTCGCGCTGGTTTCGCTGGTCGCCCTGATCAACGCGGCCAACCGGATCAACGTCATCGTGCGTAACCCGGCGGGTTCCTACGAGCCCGGCATGTTCGCCGCGTTCGCGAACTGAGCCGCGCCGGGTGAGGTTGGCAGGGATGGCGCCAACCTCACCCTTCGGCGGCGGTCAGAAGGCGGCGAGGCCGTTCGGGGTTCCGTTGCCGGTGGGCCCGTCGTAGCCGGGGGTGGCGGTGCAGAGGTAGTCGCCGCCGCATTCCTCGTACTTCACGTTGTCGCCGCCGACGGTGTCGTTGAGCTGCGCGGCGTGCGCGTACAGCCGGGACGCGTCCGGGTACTGGTCGTGGTGGCCCGCCAGCGCGATCACCCCGGCGATGAACGGCGAGGACGCGCTCGTCCCGCCGACGACCGTCCAGCCCGGCTCGATCGTCGTCTCGTAGACGGCCGGGCCGGTTTTCGGATCGGCCACCGCGGACACGTCGGCGACGGTGCGGCCGGGGCAGTTCGGATCGGCCTGCCAGGCCGGTTTGGCCACCCAGGCCGAACACCCGCTGGTCGCGCCCGACCACGCCGATTCGGTCCAGCCCCGCGGATTGTCGGCCTTCGTCAGCGACGTGCCGCCGACCGCGACGACGTTCGCGTACACCGCCGGCGCGTTGGGCACCGTGAATCCTTCGTCACCGGTCGACGCGACCATCGCCACCCCGGGATGGTCGTAGTAGGCGGCGAAGTCGCCGATCAGGCGGCTTTCGGTGATGCCGTAACTGTTCGACACGACGGTCGCCCCGAGCCGCACCGCGGTGTCCACGGCGATGCCGAGCGAGTCCACCGCCGGGTCGTCGCCCTCGACCAGCAGGATCTGGCACTGGGCGCAGGCCGCCGACGCCAGGTCGAGCCCGATCTCCACCGGCCAGGTGCCGCTCACCGGGGGCAGCGGGGCGGCGTCACCGCGCTGGTTCACCTTGCGGAAACAGCCGTTCGCCGTGGTGCACGGCGGAAGCCCGTACGTTTCCCGGTACACGGCCAGATCCGCTTCGGCGGTGGGGGAGTCCCCGGCGTCGACGATGCCGATGGTCTCGCCGGCCCCGCCCGTGGCCGGCAGCCCGTAGGCGGAGCGCAGGTCGGCCGGGCCGTAACCCGAAGGCAACGGCGCGGCCCCGCCCGGCGCCGCCTGTCCGCGCACCCCGCGCCCGCCGGACGGCCGGCTGTCCACCTGGGAGAAACAGCGCGCGAACCCCGCGGCGGCGGGGCCGCAGACTTCCCTTGGCGCGGCTGCGGCTGCGGGCCCGGCTGGTACGAGTGCGGTGACCGTGGCGAGGGCGGCGGCCAGTACGGCGAACCGGCGGCGAGCGCTGC
This genomic interval carries:
- a CDS encoding S53 family peptidase, which codes for MRSARRRFAVLAAALATVTALVPAGPAAAAAPREVCGPAAAGFARCFSQVDSRPSGGRGVRGQAAPGGAAPLPSGYGPADLRSAYGLPATGGAGETIGIVDAGDSPTAEADLAVYRETYGLPPCTTANGCFRKVNQRGDAAPLPPVSGTWPVEIGLDLASAACAQCQILLVEGDDPAVDSLGIAVDTAVRLGATVVSNSYGITESRLIGDFAAYYDHPGVAMVASTGDEGFTVPNAPAVYANVVAVGGTSLTKADNPRGWTESAWSGATSGCSAWVAKPAWQADPNCPGRTVADVSAVADPKTGPAVYETTIEPGWTVVGGTSASSPFIAGVIALAGHHDQYPDASRLYAHAAQLNDTVGGDNVKYEECGGDYLCTATPGYDGPTGNGTPNGLAAF
- a CDS encoding RNA polymerase sigma-70 factor, giving the protein MTSPAERRESPDPATEAFLAHRNLLFTVAYEMLGSAADAEDVLQETWLRWAAVDLGAVEHQRAYLVRITTRQALGRLRTLGRRKESYVGPWLPEPLLTSADVAEDVELADSVSMAMLLVLETLTPTERAVFVLREVFDLGYEEIADAVGKNPAAVRQIAHRARSHVAARRPRGAVSRTETRDALEAFQRAVETGDLQRLLDILAPDVVLLGDGGGIVQAVLKPVVGADRVARLLSRLDAAVSLEPAQVNGHPALVVRLGGEIDTVLAARIDDGLISGLYAVRNPEKLSRMERETALRR
- a CDS encoding carboxymuconolactone decarboxylase family protein, whose translation is MDARFPLSDNEIGLKFGKRFANAAMVIDQSPLPKATQELVKIRASQINGCGFCTDMHTKDATADGETPARLNLVAAWREATVFTEAERAALALAEEGTRIADAHHGVSDETWARAREHFDDDQLVALVSLVALINAANRINVIVRNPAGSYEPGMFAAFAN